One genomic region from Cucumis melo cultivar AY chromosome 9, USDA_Cmelo_AY_1.0, whole genome shotgun sequence encodes:
- the LOC103503361 gene encoding isopentenyl phosphate kinase isoform X1 — protein MDLTKPLRCIVKLGGAAITCKNELETIHEENLATVSSHLRKTMVSGSSSESTIGMDWSKQPEKSGIERTADDFREHEVGLASPFIVVHGAGSFGHFQASKSGVHKGGLDRSLVKAGFVATRISVTSLNLKIVRALAREGIPSVGMSPFSCGWSTCERNMDAVDLQGVSKAINSGFVPVLHGDAVFDNSLGCTILSGDVIIRHLAGQLKPDYVVFLTDVLGVYDRPPTEPNAVLLREIAVGEDGRWSVIQPVLHNGNTEVEISVAAHDTTGGMVTKISEAAMIAKLGIEVYIVKAATVHSLRALNGEIRGKIPDDWLGTAIRFSG, from the exons ATGGATCTAACTAAACCACTCCGCTGCATCGTAAAACTCG GGGGTGCGGCTATTACTTGCAAGAATGAATTGGAGACGATACACGAAGAAAATTTGGCTACGGTTTCCTCACATTTGAGGAAAACTATGGTTAGTGGGTCTTCTTCTGAAAGTACTATTGGAATGGATTGGAGCAAGCAGCCTGAAAAATCCGGCATTGAACGTACTGCCGATGATTTCAGAGAACATGAAGTTGGCCTTGCAAGCCCCTTTATAGTTGTTCATGGAGCTG GTTCTTTTGGGCATTTTCAAGCAAGTAAATCGGGGGTTCATAAAGGAGGACTTGATAGATCCTTAGTCAAAGCTGGATTTGTTGCCACACGTATATCC GTTACTTCACTCAATCTTAAAATTGTTAGAGCACTTGCGAGAG AGGGTATTCCATCGGTTGGAATGTCACCATTTTCATGTGGATGGTCCACTTGTGAAAGAAAT ATGGATGCAGTTGATTTACAAGGGGTTTCTAAAGCCATTAACTCTGGATTTGTTCCT GTTCTGCATGGAGATGCCGTCTTTGACAATTCCCTG GGGTGCACCATATTAAGTGGAGATGTAATTATACGACATCTTGCAGGGCAACTGAAGCCTGACTATGTTGTGTTCCTT ACGGATGTTTTAGGTGTATATGATCGTCCTCCAACAGAACCTAATGCAGTCCTTTTAAGAGAGATTG CTGTGGGTGAAGATGGTCGTTGGTCTGTTATACAACCTGTTCTGCACAATGGTAACACAGAAG TTGAGATAAGTGTAGCCGCCCATGATACAACTGGGGGAATGGTGACTAAGATATCAGAAGCAGCAATGATTGCAAAGCTTGGCATTGAAGTCTACATTGTAAAG GCAGCCACTGTCCACTCCTTGAGAGCTCTAAACGGGGAAATTCGAGGCAAGATTCCAGATGACTGGCTTGGGACAGCCATTCGGTTTTCCGGATAA
- the LOC103503361 gene encoding isopentenyl phosphate kinase isoform X2, whose protein sequence is MDLTKPLRCIVKLGGAAITCKNELETIHEENLATVSSHLRKTMVSGSSSESTIGMDWSKQPEKSGIERTADDFREHEVGLASPFIVVHGAGSFGHFQASKSGVHKGGLDRSLVKAGFVATRISVTSLNLKIVRALAREGIPSVGMSPFSCGWSTCERNMDAVDLQGVSKAINSGFVPVLHGDAVFDNSLGCTILSGDVIIRHLAGQLKPDYVVFLTDVLGVYDRPPTEPNAVLLREIAVGEDGRWSVIQPVLHNGNTEVEISVAAHDTTGGMVTKISEAAMIAKLGIEVYIVKYYVLLAAGSHCPLLESSKRGNSRQDSR, encoded by the exons ATGGATCTAACTAAACCACTCCGCTGCATCGTAAAACTCG GGGGTGCGGCTATTACTTGCAAGAATGAATTGGAGACGATACACGAAGAAAATTTGGCTACGGTTTCCTCACATTTGAGGAAAACTATGGTTAGTGGGTCTTCTTCTGAAAGTACTATTGGAATGGATTGGAGCAAGCAGCCTGAAAAATCCGGCATTGAACGTACTGCCGATGATTTCAGAGAACATGAAGTTGGCCTTGCAAGCCCCTTTATAGTTGTTCATGGAGCTG GTTCTTTTGGGCATTTTCAAGCAAGTAAATCGGGGGTTCATAAAGGAGGACTTGATAGATCCTTAGTCAAAGCTGGATTTGTTGCCACACGTATATCC GTTACTTCACTCAATCTTAAAATTGTTAGAGCACTTGCGAGAG AGGGTATTCCATCGGTTGGAATGTCACCATTTTCATGTGGATGGTCCACTTGTGAAAGAAAT ATGGATGCAGTTGATTTACAAGGGGTTTCTAAAGCCATTAACTCTGGATTTGTTCCT GTTCTGCATGGAGATGCCGTCTTTGACAATTCCCTG GGGTGCACCATATTAAGTGGAGATGTAATTATACGACATCTTGCAGGGCAACTGAAGCCTGACTATGTTGTGTTCCTT ACGGATGTTTTAGGTGTATATGATCGTCCTCCAACAGAACCTAATGCAGTCCTTTTAAGAGAGATTG CTGTGGGTGAAGATGGTCGTTGGTCTGTTATACAACCTGTTCTGCACAATGGTAACACAGAAG TTGAGATAAGTGTAGCCGCCCATGATACAACTGGGGGAATGGTGACTAAGATATCAGAAGCAGCAATGATTGCAAAGCTTGGCATTGAAGTCTACATTGTAAAG TATTATGTGCTGCTTGCTGCAGGCAGCCACTGTCCACTCCTTGAGAGCTCTAAACGGGGAAATTCGAGGCAAGATTCCAGATGA